Sequence from the Thunnus maccoyii chromosome 11, fThuMac1.1, whole genome shotgun sequence genome:
GGCTtatctcatttaaaaaacaagtaaaaaaagacaaaaatgagtAACCCCATAAATACaatatgactttaaaaaaaacagagtctGTGTTTACTTGGTGGTTTGCATATGTtccaataaaaatacacacacacacacgcatattcCTTCTGAAAACAGATtgatacaaaacaaacagatgagtCTTGTTTCATTTACTCTGGCAGATCGCAGCTGCCTGAAGACAACTACACAGAATACTTTTGCCTTGTTAGGTAAAAACATGATGGATGACAGATGAGTCTGGTGTGGTGGAGTGTTGAGCTGTCTCCTGACTCATTCCTACATACTAACTTTAACCAGCGTTTTGAGGTATGCAGTACATTCAcatgaggaaaaagaaaggacaTTTCTGGTCTATAAAATGCTTAAATGGTACTCTGTgaagatttgtgtgttttttctggtATTAGTATGTTTGGATTTGGGACGCAGCTTTAGTGAAACAGAATCCCCAGATCTTAAGCTTTCTCTCCTTGTTccagggtgttttttttcattcatggaTTACACTTGAGACATGTAGAGAAATGTGCTGTATGACAAGAAACTAAAGCTTCTGACAATCATATTCTGCCTTATAGCTGACTCAGTTGggatcaaaacatgtttttctgctctgATTTCTCCACATGATGCCACCATTTCCTAAATTGGTCTGAGAATTTATGACCAGTTCAACAGTGGATTATCAATTATATCACTGCTGGTCACTTTTTTTGCTATTGATGCCATGATATTCAACACAGTTAAGTGAAGAAATTATTCTAAAATGAGTGTTTTCTCACTTGAATTCAAAGTGTCCACTTAAATTTCAAAAGCTACTCaggtttcataaaataaattaacCGTTCTCCATCCtgaatttgttttaatgatgaaGAGTATTTGGTTGACAGTTTCCCTTCTACTGCTTTAAAAAGGATGCTAATTGTTTTCAAATTTGTTATGAACTGTTGAACCTGTTGAGGCCATGTAAATGCTAAATTCCACTAACAaacatcattcattttcttataTTAACCTGCCATATTATCTCAAGTGATTGAGTCCCAACCAAAACACTCCACCTCCGCTGAGCACCGCCATCTGTCTCCACTGCACAAATAAAAAGGTTGCGACCTTTGACCTTCTTACTGGTGTTTCCATTACTTAAAACATCAGGCACAAGAACAGAAACATCGGTTTCTGTAGCACAAGTAGCTCCTGTTTCCagaagcacagaaaataaatgcagtttctctgtgtttaaaGTAGCCCAGACACTAAAAACAACGATTCTttaaaaactctaaaaaaaaaaattcagtctgCTTGTGTGAAAACCCTTGTAGGatcttcaaaaaaacaaacaacaggtTTAGAAAAAAACCATTTAACACTTCAACTGAAATTATAAGGGAGTATGGCAGACTTCCGTTACAGATTGTACCGTCATCTTAATCCAggataaaataacattaaaaatcctAAACAACCATTTCTACTGCCCACAGATTAAATCAGGATCCTTGAAATGGTGCTTTGGATGTCTTAAAAGCTTTAGTCTTTTTTGATGAAGGATCCAACAGTTCAGAGaccacacacagagacaaacaaagagCTGTTGCCTCTCCATTACAGAGAATAGaggcctctctgtgtgtgtgtgtatgtgtgtgtgtgtgtgtgtggtctctgTAACTGTTAGATCCAGGTCGTCCTGTGGtgtttcagtcatttctttAACACTTTCAACCTTTTAGAAATAGCTGTGCAAACCAATACATACAGTAACTTCATTCACCTTCGGAGTGAACATTCAACGCAAGAGCAAATTATCCAAcagtgtggagaaaaaaaaaaaaaaaattaaaaaataataaaaagttttcTGCAAGATTTCCGGGCAGCCACTTAGCACATAATGGTTGAGTCATGAGTTGTTGCATTATGCTTCAGATTAAAAACAGGTGAGATTGTACTCTGCAACATCTaacacacaaattaaagcaTTTCAGTCTTCAGCTAAAGGCAGAGTAAATTAAATTCGACATGTATAATCCAGGCATGCCTAATTCATGCATTCACAGTCAGAGGGTGCGGCTGCTGTAGGGATCaaacctttgaccttttttttttttttttttttgctgcagtatGGACAGAAGGTCACACACTGCTTGACCAGTCTTTTCTGGCATGAAGTTTTCCCACTGAGAAACTCAGAGTAGACAGAAAGTACATTCAACCTGTAATATAAAGGATGTAACCAGTAATAGGTAGGGAGTCATATCAAAAGTAACTTCACAAGTCCGGCTTTACAGTCCAGGGACCAGTATGGCCATTTACACCAGTTCGTAATCCGAAGATGCAAAAAGCTGCTGTCTGatgaccaaaaaacaaacaaaaaaagaatatgcAGATTCTTCCACCTTCTATCAAATACATTTAAGATAAAAGTTTGGTTGTGTGTTCAaagacaaatagaaaaaaaagacaaaaaaatgtccaaaatagtatttaaaaacattgaaaGCTATTTGACCTCATTTTCATGGTAATTATATCCAAAACTTTGCGGTTTTGTGGCTTTTtcaatcctaaaaaaaaaaacaaaaaaaactttacacCGTTGTCTCTCCATGGTTACCGTTGTTAAGGCCGTTGTAGTAGAACCTCCGCCATGATTGAAGGGTTTTCCCGGACCAGACCCAGAAACCCGAGGTGATCCCGACTATCATGGTCATCAGGTATTTGATCATGAACACGGTGAAGTCAGGGGTCATGGGGGCGAAGTTGTGAGCCGGGCAGGGCACGGCGAAGCGCTTACAGGTGTGCATGTGCCAGGTCCGCTGCCAGTGCTCCCTGAAGGCCTGCTCGTAGAAGTAACAGGCGATAACGATGGTGGCCGGTACCGTGTAGAGGACGCTGAACACACCGATCCGTACCATCAGCTTCTCCAGCTTCTCCGTCTTGGTACCGTCGTGCTTCATGATGGTTCGGATCCGGAACAGGGACACGAAGCCGGCCAGGAGGAAGGACGTGCCGATGAACAGGTAGACGAACAGCGGCGCCAGGACGAAGCCCCGCAGGGCGTCCACGTTAAAGATCCCGACGAAACACACCCCGGTCAGCACGTCGCCGTCCACCTGGCCCATGGCGAGGATGGTGATGGTTTTGACGGCTGGCACGGCCCAGGCCGCCAAATGGAAGTACTGGGAGTTGGCTTCAATAGCTTCGTGGCCCCATTTCATCCCAGCCGAGAGGAACCACGTCAGGGACAAAATCACCCACCAGATGGAGCTGGCCATCCCGAAGAAGTACAGCACCATGAACAGGATGGTGCAGCCCTCCTTCTTGGTGCCCTGAGCCACAGTCCGGTAGCCGTCTTCCTTGAATTTATCCACACAAACAACTTTGTCCTCCAGGAAAAACCCCGCAGCGTAGGCCAACGCCACCATGAAATAACACCCGGATAAGAAGATGATGGGTCGCTCCGGGTATCTGAACCGCCGCATGTCCACCAGATATGTGAGCACTGTGAACAAGGTGCTCACACAGCACAGGATGGACCAGATGCCGACCCAAAGCCTGCCGAATTTCACCTCATCCTCCCGGAAATACATGATGCCGGTGGGCTTGTTGGGCTCACACGGAGCCCCGCAGTCCTTCACCCCCATGAATCGGTAGCCCAGGTAGGAAGGCACCTCCAGCTGCAGCGGGCAGGAGAAGTCTTGGTGCTGGTTGTGCTGGGGCGTGCGCTGGTTGGGTCGGCCCATGTTTGGGGGAAGGGTCACAAGGTCGGGTGAAAAGGGGGATGATGAGGAGGCCGGGCTGCTGGGCTCGGATGTGTTCTGACCCACGCATATCTCTCCGGCTCCGTGGACCGGGAAAGCCTCGCAGCGGAGCCGCTCCGGCCACTGGAAGCCGAACTTGTTCATCAGGGCTTCGCATCCCTGCCGTGCCCGCTCACACAGGGACCGACACGGGGGGATAGCCTGCTCCAGCACGGTGCAGACCGGCGCATACATGGAGCAGAGGAAGAACTTTAGATCCGCAGAGCACTGGACCTTCACCAGCGGATAAAACTGGTGCACCTCAAGCCCGGCGTCCTCCTGGTTGGTGTGGCCCAGGAGGTTCGGCATGATGGTCTGGTTGTAGGCGATGTCGGTGCACAGCGGGATGGAGATGGGCTGGCAAAAACCGTGCTCTGGGACGGATATCCCAGTGTCACTGCTGTAGTGTTGAGCAGAAGTGGGTGAGAAGGAGAGCCCGCACGCCAGCCACATGATCCGCAGCAGCACGGAGCCAGCGGTGGACCTGGCCGCCGCCGCCATAGttgagaaagaggaggggggggggaggagggaaggaaaaacTTTGAACCAAGTAGGGCGACTTGAAAACGGCTGAAAAGCGAAGCAAATCTACATTAAATGTCCCAACATTTAGCTTGTAGTCCGAGTAAATCGAGTCGAGGTAGCCGCAGTCGACTTTTTACGCGCAGTTTTACGCAGATAAATCCAAATGAAACGTCCGTCGTGTCATGACTTCTTGATGGTCTTTGTAAGTGACTCCATGCAGTCCACTCTCCACTTCTGCTCCAGTGAAAAATAGTCCCCCTTTttctaaaggaaaaaaataacagtaacGCGAAAAAAAACTCTTCCAGCACGTTTAACAATTTAGCGTTATTACTTTGAGGCAAAACGCGAAAGatgaaactttttaaaaaaggttatATTCCCATCGTTTTTCGCCTTGACTTCTCGCAGAGCGTCGGTTCGCAGGCGGTCGGGAGTCCCTcgcctctctctcctccctctgtgcgGATGCCACCGGTTTCCAGGCGCCCCCTCCATTCATGGACCCCCCCCGACACAACGCAGGGCGCCTGGAAACCGATGCTGCGTCTCAGCCAATCCCAGCATTTGTTTTCCTACAGGACTCGTTCCTGATTGGCTTTTCACTCACCATCGAAGGAAAATATGTTATagtaattacattacacaaGAGATTTTACAAGAATACTCATTATTCACTATTCTGGGTAAGTTTACGCAATAGTTTACGTAATGTTTTATACTACTGAACAACttaatttgaactttaattagacatcagaaccagcattattggccaagtatgtttacacatacaaagAATTTGACTGGTTTCTAGTGTCTCTCATGGTGCTTTACACACTAAAAGTCACTGGGTTAAAAATTTAcacagtttgggtcaatatagcatCAACACAATGCTGGGTTAATGTTACCCAGAAAGCCACTCAAGACAAGGGGTTGtttgacccagttttagtgttattttttactttactttaagcTTGTTATAACTCActctactctttttaaacttataTCACAGTCTGTTAATGATTGTTAACAACTTGTGTATCTGTTGACTGTCATATGCACATCGTTTTGTATAAGAAACAATTaatttgtgactgtttttagctaaagcttgttgtgtggAGACACTGGGTCGAAATAACAGATTGCTACTGGGTAAAGTTAATCCAGTGTTGTATTGGTGCTGTAGTaacccaaactgggtaaaatttgaacccagtgatttttagtgcaTACACACAAGAATCTTCAGAAAGATACACAAGGACAACAGGCcaaacaaagataattaaacataaacaaaaattaaacataatcattattatttatgagcAAATCGGTGAAAACatagatacataaatacagaaaagaGGACAACAACATAATAGTGCATACAATAGTGTATAATAGtggatacaaatagtgcaaaggtGTGAAGAGTGCAAAGAGTGCTGGAATAAATATTGAATGGGTAAAAAACTGATAAGttactttacatacatacagtaggtggttgtgtacagtatatacagcctgcaCTGTTTTAATACAGCTGAAAGTACAgtgttaaaatatatttaaagtaaaaatcagCATATTCACTGAAAGTTAGTAATAGAAGATGTCAGAGCTTCTTATAACTGAAAACATTGGAACTTATATATAAAGTGCATAAACACAGCAGCCTGGTTTCAGACCTCTGaactcctgtttttttttcagatttttcagatcttttgttttacagatttttcaGCGATTCAAAGagttaatgttaattaaaattaaCTAGCGAATCAGTCTCATTATCAGGCTACAAACACAGTGAAGTTAGATTACCGATATTCACGGTCTAAATAGACAATTTCGCATTTATGTGCACAAGCAAAATCTCTTTGCTGTAATGAAAGGTGATTTCAAATGGAATAAAGTGGAACACTGCCAGCAACTGTGGAGTGATCAGCATTATAACTTCCTTTTGTTGAGGTGCAGACAAACACTGGAAGTGCTCAAAGGGGATCATTCTTGCAATCGTTTCCCTTTGTTTACTCAATCTCCAACCAGCAGTAtcttatatgtgtatatatataatgtatatacaCTTAAAACTGGAGCACTACCTGTAGACCAAACTCTCCAAAATATAAATGTGGCACTGTTACCACATGAATGCTCTTTTAACATATCTTTATTTTAACATGATACATTTTGCACATCAGTAATCATACTTAATATTAGAACTTCCTGTAGGATAAATGGCATTCTGACATATGCTcacaacagaaaatgatcatttcATTGTGTTGTTCACGTCCGTTTATATGTAACCTTTCTACCGTCTACACTATCTCAGTGTGCAGCTGTGAGGTTGAGTTGGATCCATTTCCTCACAGAATCTCTACACACACAGCCAGTCACTGTagggcatgtaaacacacttcAGCACAGCAAACACACCACGAAAACAAGCACATGAAACCCCAATGGATTCAGACATCTTAACCACTCGACCACAGCGAGTACCTGTTGGTGTTTACTGCCGAAAGAGGTTCACTGCAATCAATTAGACGCAGCACCTCAACCGATCTGTATCATTGGGAGAACAAACAGCAACGGCGACGGTCAAAGCAGCAGTAAAGTGAATTTACAGCACGAATCATCTGCCCACAGGCGACCAACTGTGGGAGGTGTAGGCAGTTCCTGGTGGCCCTTCTGCATTTGGTGTGTTTCTACCCTCAGTGGGATGAAAGGGGGGTGGGGGAAGGgacaggaagaagagagagggtCGAAGAGGGcaggggggagaaagagagcgagaaagGGCAGGAAGGGAAGTTGAacctaaaggaaaagtcagtaGAGTTACACGCTGTCAGCTGGCCTCTGAATAACAAGCAGAGTTAGATTAAAATAAGCCAGCTGGTCAATTTGTGACCCACCACAGATTGATTTACAAATGTCCTGGGTATCTGTGCCACTGAGCTGACACAGCTGACCACAATAGTACTAGAAGGACTTTCTGATACAATCTTGGTTCAAGTCCTCTCTCCAAGAAAGGAACTACTTTGTGTCATTCAGCAATAATGCATCATGACATACAGATTTCCCCAAGGCTCTATCCCCGGGCCTCTTTtatatacaacatttacaaGCTTCCATTAGGCCAAACATAATAAATCACAAAATTACGAAAGTGTAGCTTTGTCACCAAGCAGCTACTACTTGTCTTCACAAGTGTATGCATAAGTAGTTGTAAATAAGTGACTGCATGTGCCTAAACGACCTTTAGTTAAACACAAAGACTTTCATCTCTCATGTTTTAGTCATGGACTATTACTATTATAAACAGCGATGATCAGATGGTTCATGTCCAGGATTGATTTTGAACAATGTGTCcatgttttttcccccagcAGGTTGGACTGTTGTATCAATTCTCAGCGTCAGCTCATTCAGAGTGCTGCTGTCAGGGTCGTAACAAAGGCGACTGAACACACCTCACCAAATCTTAGGTCTCTGCACTGGCACATACTTTCACAAAAGAGTTTAAAATGGCGCTGCTTATCTTTAAATCCCTGgatcattttacacaaaaacatctctgactgtgttttattacagtatatgaacCCTCTCAGGTAATCTTGCAGCAGTCTGCTAACCATTCCCTGGAGAAGCAGGGTTTAGGTATTGTGCTCCATGTAGCTTGTACAAACTTACAGCTTTGCCCAAACTTTGATTACCTTTAAAATAGGGTTAAAGACTTTTATTC
This genomic interval carries:
- the LOC121907338 gene encoding frizzled-7-A-like, translated to MAAAARSTAGSVLLRIMWLACGLSFSPTSAQHYSSDTGISVPEHGFCQPISIPLCTDIAYNQTIMPNLLGHTNQEDAGLEVHQFYPLVKVQCSADLKFFLCSMYAPVCTVLEQAIPPCRSLCERARQGCEALMNKFGFQWPERLRCEAFPVHGAGEICVGQNTSEPSSPASSSSPFSPDLVTLPPNMGRPNQRTPQHNQHQDFSCPLQLEVPSYLGYRFMGVKDCGAPCEPNKPTGIMYFREDEVKFGRLWVGIWSILCCVSTLFTVLTYLVDMRRFRYPERPIIFLSGCYFMVALAYAAGFFLEDKVVCVDKFKEDGYRTVAQGTKKEGCTILFMVLYFFGMASSIWWVILSLTWFLSAGMKWGHEAIEANSQYFHLAAWAVPAVKTITILAMGQVDGDVLTGVCFVGIFNVDALRGFVLAPLFVYLFIGTSFLLAGFVSLFRIRTIMKHDGTKTEKLEKLMVRIGVFSVLYTVPATIVIACYFYEQAFREHWQRTWHMHTCKRFAVPCPAHNFAPMTPDFTVFMIKYLMTMIVGITSGFWVWSGKTLQSWRRFYYNGLNNGNHGETTV